Part of the Xiphophorus couchianus chromosome 2, X_couchianus-1.0, whole genome shotgun sequence genome, GTGCCGGTGTCTTTAACacacaatttttacatttttgttaaatgtgtcaccatgttgtgactgtaattatgagacagataatctgtaaaaaaaattcctccatctcttccctgagctactatttcCATCTGAAGAAACCCACCGATggaaatcagccaatcagagctaggagtGCCTTAACTGTCAATCAAGTCTGTGTACGCTctactaaatgtgctaatggctaAGAAACAGCTCAccattccaggaaaactgtttctcCACCGTCATCTGTGcctatgctaactagctttagcattcctGGCAGATTCTTCTACCGAGAAGAATCTGCCACAACAATCACTGCTGTGTAatgattgtgattgacagcgctaagacccgcctcctggctctgattggttgtttctagtttgaAGAAGGCAGATtatcacagattatctctcatatcGTACATTCACACagagtgacagtttcaacagtttttttaaagttacatattACAGCTTTCATAAAATAACTACATTACAGTTCATTTACatcacacagacacaaagtaaaacatttgaataactGTTTAAAATGAGAGATTACCAGattatagcaaaaaataaattcaattattttgGTGTAAGTAAGCATTAAAGTACAGATTATAAATACATGAGAAGCCAGTTTCATAATTAAGCGACCCAGTCAGGATCTAACAGAGAATCTATGGAGGAaactaaagattagggtgatggtaaaGAGGCTCTCTAACCTTACAAGAGTTGGGAGTTTACTAGCAAAGATAAAATCATCAAAAAACCAGTGGAAAAATTCAAAACGTTTCTGATCCAgttttggaaactgcagctccccCAACTGGAGAGaaccagaaaaaacaaaacggtaaaggaaagaaagaggagTGGGAAGGATCCAGAACGGTCAGGATATGACAACGATCTACCAGAAACAGTCATTAGttcaacaaaaagtattttaaatctgaatattcCAGGTGTATGTATATTTTGAGCTGATCACCTGccagaaacacaaaactaatGCAGACCGAATACTGAATGCAGATAATGCACAAATACATTTGTGTTTGAAACTTTCTGTAGTGTTTCAAAACCCCTTTTCTGATTCATTAGTAgttaatatttacagttttctgggaACCTGAACTTTggatttttattaactttaaggcataaaaaacaggaataaattgtttaaatacaCATTATGTCTTTAAAGAAtgtgtaattattaaaataaataaatttttcagttATATTTCATAGACTTGAGTCACACTAAACCtgtcactgcaaaaatacaaaatcttaccaagtacttttggtttagtttctagtgcaattATCTTAGCATgcttgaaataagtcaaaactacCTTAAAAGTAACTTTGTAGCAAGATatacttgttttaagtaaataattccttaatactgataaAAAAGCTCTAGTTTTATTGGCAGGTAAATTCACTTATATTAtgggaaaaaatagaaacaacctGCCAAAGAAACAAGtacttcttcatcaatattaagaaactaTCTATTTAAATTAAGTGCCTATATCTGGCAACACAGTTACTTTTCaggtagttttgtcttatttcaagtgtactaagataactgcaatagaaactagaAAACCACTTTCTGACATACTGATCAGAAATACTAACTTCAGAGGAAGCAAATGCCTCTGGATACCAGTAACTTTAAAGACACTGAGGTCACATTTAAGTGATGCAACTACACAAACGTCTTTCAGGCAGCAGACGAGAAACTTCCTCCGTGGTGAAACGCCCGCCTTCAGCTGCGGGTCGTCGGCTGACACGCGACGCCGGGCCTAATAAGGAACCCGTCGTGTTTCCCGCAAATGTTTCCCATTCTGACTGGTCACCAATGCAGAAAGTCACAAACTGACCAACTTAAAGACAGAAAACCTACAACGActgaataaaacttaaaatataatatggttagggtttttaaaattaatgttgtttttgcgGTGGATAAAAGGAGATTGTGGATTTTATTCTGTGATGGTTTTTTTAAGGATccagttttttgtctttgtgacCTTTTAAGGCAATAAAATACATGCAGGAAGTGCAGGAAGGGGTAGTGAggtgtaaaaaaacaaccaaacaaaaaaaaacttgaaactcCCACTGGTTCCCTCTGTTAACCACAGGTATGGCGCCATAACCCACTCTGCTGGAAACTCACTAACCAgagctttttaattttatttggtttacTTGTAAAGGAGGAAGTGAAACATTCTGATTCATCATGAGCCTTATGATGGCTTATATGCAGAAACAATTATTAGTAAGCCGTCTCTTCTCAGAAGGACAAACTATATCGCCATAAAATCATCATATTCGTCTGGAAACTCTGTAGTAGAGcaacagatttagattttacttCCACTGAAAATCAAGAATCAGTACCAAAGAAGGATTCTCCTCTCAGTAAACAATGACTTCACCTTTAAAACAGTGACATTAAAAGTGCATACATAATATCACCAACATTGTGCAGATGCTGGTTAAAAGTTTTTCCCATTGTCTGAtgttaaatcagattaaacatttcctgcttttatgcaaacctgagtaaatacaaaaaaagtattttttatcatcacattgtttcaaataaagctaaatattgtGAAATCACAACCAAATATTGTTCACAAAGTGACTGCTAAATATTCCTAGTAAATCTATTGGTATGTGCTGAATGTGCATCATCAGGCATGTTGGCTGCTTTGTGTCAGAAAGAGTTCCTAAGGCGACAAACAGGAAATTCATGctcttaaactttaaataaactcacaatgtgaatcacaataaattatttctgcagGGAAGAAAGACccaaaaattaattcaaattgatataaaaaattattttgtttccctgaataaattatttaactgtaaaaaagaagcaaaaacagaacaagtctACCTTTTTAAGCCTTACACAAATTTTTTGAGAATGTTGCTAAGTAATTCGCGACAGATCAAATCATGATGAAGATAATTGATTacatttgagttaattggagAGATAAATTTGGATTGATTTAAAGGGAGAACACCAAACATGCTGCTTCCTCGTGTGACATTGTggaaaattcaaaagaaatgagATATACACAATTAAATACAGGTACAAAACAGCAGCTGTTCAACCACTATGTCATTTTGGGAAGGTGATGTattctgtgtcccagagattaaagtattttggGGGTTAAACGGGCGTATCAACTCTAGAGTAGAAGCAGAACAACTCATGAAAAACTGGTAAGAAATGTTATCATCatcttttgttttactgtatTGCATCTTCTGCCCTGTTTGTGTAACATACTGTAGCTTTGTTGGTCAACAGAGGTGCAGTTGCTCAATCAAGTTAAAATATTGAGCAGCTCCTGACTCATTTCACTTTCTGCATGGCCTGCCTTGCTGCATGACACCaaaattcattttctctttttagctgACAACTCAACAAGTCCAAATTCAACACCGGTAGTTTACCAACCTTCTTTCCATCTGCTTTCTACAGAAAACAACGAACTGGAATGCGTTTTTTCAAACTTCATGTTCAGAGGTccaaatttgactttaaaaaaatggttcaAGGTTTGTTGTGAtaagaaaatctattttattaaaggggatctattatgcataattcacattttgcatgtttttatactttcatttgggttcttactgcttctaaaaacacccAGTCATGTTTTCGCAATAAGGTAACGTTTCTGGTGTTTGGAAACTGAGCCATTTCGAAAACCTCCCAAATGCTGAGTCAACAGGGACTGCACtgctacctagcaaccctaaccggttacctagcaaccaaatcAGAGAACCAGGATTGCGCTGCACAATGGCTGCAGGAAaagactaaatgttttgttgttgatttacaatccagaaaccacttgctgcattcttgttgactgtacaggaggctccacttctgcttttcataCCTGTATGGTTGTatatttgtgcatttgttttctgccatttttatGTGCAAGTGTAAGCGCTGAGATGGGGagcgtggccagcagcaacttatttggatttaaaagaCAAGAGGACCTAAAACAACTAAATGTGTAGAGAGCTCACAATAGGCAGAGCAAAGTAAAACCTCATTATCTCAGAATTAATCAGCAAATTCAtgtcacaaacatgttttatagatTACAGACCTATCCTAACCCGTACAAGGAAACACAATAGGTCACCTTTACTTATGCTTGCCATCTTAAATGGTAAGAAATGGCATTTGAGACTTGCAGAAAATAATACatcagatttgtttatttttgggacagaaaacagtaaaaataatttaaaaaaaacatccaataaatggatgcatggatggatggataaataaagacACATGCCTAATTATGAGaccatttcttttcttgttgtttaATTTCTCTAAACGCAGGAAGACACTGAGTGACTGGACCCTCTACTTCGGAAGACAGACCCAGGCTGGCCCCAATGCTAACGAGGTTTCAAGCCAGTTGAGCCAGATCATCGTCCATCCAAACTTCAACAACACGCTCTACAACAACGACCTCGCCTTGATGAAACTCAGCAGTTCGGTCACTTTCAACAACTTCATCCAACCAATCTGCCTCGCCAGCAACCTCAGCCAGTTCTTCAACACCACTTCATGCTGGATCACCGGCTGGGGAAAACTATTGAGCAATGGTGAGGGTCCCGTGTGgagttttatttgtcaaattgaacgttattattttttaactggaTCATCTAATGCTAATTTTCACATTGTGATTCTCAGTGACCTTGCCAGCGACCTCTAATCTACAGGAAGTTGAGATTCCTGTCATTGGAAACAAAGAGTGCACCTGTAGCTATATAAAGTCAGACGCAAACATCACGGACAAAATGATGTGCGCCGGGCAAGAGAACAAAGGAGCATGTCAGGTGAATCTGTAGAAAGAGCTAAAACATCTAAAGTCGATGTGATTAACCCAGCTAGTCCACAATTACAGCCTCAGCGCAAAGATTCAACCCACATTATTCTTATGTCATAAACTAACACAAAGCAATGTGAAGAGAAAGGAAAGTGGTACTTAGTTTCGAgggtttttttgcaaataaaaaagaagtaagACACCGTGAAAGATCAAACAACATGTTTCAGTAAAGTTATACCACTTTTTTTCCAACTGCGCTCTAATCAGACGCACATAGTGCGTGTTTCCCCCCAGTATCTGGGGAAATGTGAATCGACGTGCTTTCAAGtacaactatttttttaaacacatgcGCATTTAGTTTCAAAGACCTAGCACCAACTAGTGGCGTGGCGAGAGCATTACACGTTTTCGATGTGTCCCATTACTGTGTAAACAAAGATTGTAATTAGAACgtcttcatgtaaatgtaataagagaaatgaaacaaaaattcaatttttgtTGGATCATTGTCGTGTAAACAGGgcctcagtggttcccaaagtgtggggcgcgccccctgGGGGGtagcagtgccattgcagggggggcACAGGAagaagaatggatgaatgaaaaaacaaaaaaccagttacacaaaagtgtttcactgtaaaggtggtttgtagtgtgttttgttgcaacctgaagtgtgaaataaagatatttgcagtagaaactagacaaaatacttAACAGTTAGTTTGTTTGCAGTGTAAtctgacaaaatatggaaaagttcaatgGTACAAATAGTTCTGCAAGACAccacattgtttatttattgttgtgtcATTTAACTCTGTGTattttgctctgctgtgttAGGGAGACTCCGGTGGACCTCTGCAATGCAAGCAGGACTCAAGGTGGATCCAGGCTGGAATCACAAGCTTTGGGATCCCTTGTGCCACTGCTGGTTTTCCTGAGGTCTACGCTCGAGTGTCTCAGTTTCAGGCGTGGATCACAGACCAGATCGCTGGGACCAAAGCGGATTTCGTGACGTTCAGCTCTAACGGCACTGACGCAGACACCAGCTTTACGTGTCGCAACTCAGGCGATCTTTCCACTCAGTTCTCATTTGCCGTCCTTGTGACTGTGATGCTGCGGTCATTCATTACTCaatgaaagtctttttttttctctacagttTGGCCACACTTTAAATTATCTTACAAAGTAattatattttagaataaataatGTTGGTCAGAGTTGACTTTGTATAAATATAGTTTCAGTGCGTTTGTCATAATTTAGTGGAGCCATAAAGACCCAAATGTTgcatcacaaatgtaaaaatcaaagtCTAATTTAAAAAGGGAGACTGGAAGccatgaaaaacaaatggttATATTAGCTTTGCAGTCTTTTAGTTAACAGTCTcgtacagttgaaaccagatacctacatacataaaaagataaatatttttttctaactgtctgaagttaaatctgattaaacttctcttgttttagcaTAGTtggaattaccaaaattatttatttatgctaaatgCAAGAAAACGCAttcttagaatttttttaaattcggAAGTTTACATAAATTTGGTAAGCATCAGAGATAAATGTCTTTTAAACTGCCTGTGCAGTGCAAGTGATTGCGTAGTAATGTGGCGACGC contains:
- the LOC114161979 gene encoding testisin, translating into MNNMAAASTLWVLLMCTVLSGRGLKAQDCGVAPLNTKIVGGVGATAGSWPWQVSIHWRSSHTCGGTLINNQWVLTAAHCILTKTLSDWTLYFGRQTQAGPNANEVSSQLSQIIVHPNFNNTLYNNDLALMKLSSSVTFNNFIQPICLASNLSQFFNTTSCWITGWGKLLSNVTLPATSNLQEVEIPVIGNKECTCSYIKSDANITDKMMCAGQENKGACQGDSGGPLQCKQDSRWIQAGITSFGIPCATAGFPEVYARVSQFQAWITDQIAGTKADFVTFSSNGTDADTSFTCRNSGDLSTQFSFAVLVTVMLRSFITQ